A genomic region of uncultured Treponema sp. contains the following coding sequences:
- a CDS encoding CvpA family protein has protein sequence MMFPAIDIVFLLVVLTFAIIGAINGFLNEVFGKAAPVVSIWVAILFYGRLVSPIEKHLKIHLVSVVLSFLLIFIIAFIVMKILQTAIKNIFGGEIFKDLDRFLGFVFGFLEGLAIVGVVLILMKAQPWFKVDSILDGSFFSRILNPVISIPLESLTKAVEKNSSVPLAIPLEQIQGN, from the coding sequence ATGATGTTTCCCGCAATCGATATTGTTTTTTTGCTTGTTGTTTTGACGTTTGCAATTATTGGAGCAATAAACGGATTTTTAAATGAAGTGTTCGGAAAAGCAGCTCCAGTTGTAAGTATTTGGGTTGCAATTCTTTTTTACGGACGGCTGGTTTCTCCAATTGAAAAGCATTTGAAAATTCATTTAGTTTCTGTTGTGCTTTCTTTTTTGCTGATTTTTATAATTGCATTTATAGTTATGAAAATTCTTCAGACTGCAATAAAAAATATTTTTGGCGGTGAAATTTTCAAAGATCTGGATAGATTTTTAGGCTTTGTTTTTGGATTTTTGGAAGGACTTGCAATTGTTGGAGTTGTTTTAATTTTAATGAAAGCTCAGCCTTGGTTTAAGGTTGATTCAATTCTCGATGGAAGTTTTTTTTCAAGAATATTAAATCCCGTCATTTCAATTCCGCTTGAAAGCCTTACAAAAGCAGTTGAAAAAAATTCATCAGTTCCGCTTGCCATTCCACTTGAACAAATCCAAGGAAATTAA
- the murG gene encoding undecaprenyldiphospho-muramoylpentapeptide beta-N-acetylglucosaminyltransferase: protein MSKKKIVIAFAGGGTGGHIYPGIAIADELKKISNESTEIEIHWIGNSKGMDSAIIEKNLLSLGGSISCFHGIPCGKLRRYFSLKNFTDFFKIFAGFIKSFFILKKIKPDFLFSKGGFVSVPPCAAAVLLKIPYFTHECDFTPGLATRINSKKASKILISYEETKKYFKDFQKEKCIATGNPVRPAFYNDSSEAGKKFLGIDNGCKKNILLILGGSLGANQINNLVIECLDELKKDFIVVHQTGKKFAQENPDIMASGDDNYKPYEFIFNEMVSVIQSADIIISRAGANSLWECAVCSKPMILIPLCGAGTRGDQVDNAEYFANKGAAIALTGKDATKENLLDALSEMKNSETRNKFAESCKSICKEKKPSEIIANLILEQIKI from the coding sequence ATGTCTAAGAAAAAAATTGTAATCGCTTTTGCTGGCGGCGGAACAGGCGGGCACATATATCCGGGAATTGCAATTGCTGATGAACTGAAAAAAATTTCAAATGAATCAACTGAAATAGAAATTCACTGGATTGGAAATTCCAAGGGAATGGATTCTGCAATAATTGAAAAAAATCTTTTGTCATTAGGTGGAAGCATTTCTTGTTTTCATGGAATCCCATGTGGAAAACTTAGGCGTTATTTTTCGCTGAAAAATTTCACAGACTTTTTTAAAATATTCGCAGGATTTATAAAATCATTTTTTATTCTAAAAAAAATAAAGCCGGATTTTCTTTTTTCAAAAGGCGGATTTGTAAGTGTACCTCCGTGCGCCGCCGCTGTTCTTTTAAAGATTCCGTATTTTACTCACGAGTGCGATTTTACTCCGGGACTTGCAACACGAATCAACAGCAAAAAAGCTTCTAAAATTTTAATTTCTTACGAGGAAACAAAAAAGTATTTTAAAGATTTCCAAAAAGAAAAATGCATTGCTACAGGAAATCCAGTTCGTCCGGCATTTTACAATGACAGTTCAGAAGCTGGAAAAAAATTCCTTGGCATAGATAATGGCTGCAAAAAAAATATTCTTTTAATTTTAGGCGGAAGCCTTGGCGCAAACCAGATAAATAATCTTGTAATTGAATGCCTTGATGAACTTAAAAAAGATTTCATAGTTGTTCATCAAACTGGAAAAAAATTTGCGCAGGAAAATCCTGACATTATGGCTTCCGGCGATGACAACTACAAGCCTTACGAATTTATTTTTAATGAAATGGTTTCTGTAATTCAATCCGCGGATATAATAATTTCCAGAGCTGGAGCAAATTCTTTATGGGAATGCGCCGTTTGTTCAAAGCCGATGATTTTAATTCCTTTGTGCGGTGCAGGAACAAGAGGCGATCAAGTTGACAATGCAGAATATTTTGCAAACAAAGGTGCTGCCATTGCTTTAACAGGAAAAGATGCTACAAAAGAAAATCTTCTTGATGCATTATCTGAAATGAAAAATTCAGAAACTAGAAATAAATTTGCTGAAAGCTGCAAGTCCATTTGCAAAGAAAAAAAGCCTTCTGAAATTATAGCAAATCTGATTTTGGAGCAGATAAAAATATGA
- a CDS encoding ankyrin repeat domain-containing protein: MKWLIVAQTAQEENANRAEIFFTSNKCDSEKIVLNQYEKNLKDIFEKISIFDGFLFFSNVENSVLILSCVFGFCYGKKMPVLALDEEKKYCELFPSENEKSSLKNFYSENELFKWLEKNIDEIKSDSLKRANRNSLLEQGISCNADSFEFYLEKEKTEICKSILNSGIDVNSKTLQGVPLLCVATRNDNKEMLELLLEKGADINEVSEDRGYSPVMDAVWRKNYEIAKLLIDHGADLSTMSSDGQSILVLAVGNGNSKIVKLLLDSGADPDVKDSMGMSARGYASLFKNEELMKLMEKNKKCLRKKL, from the coding sequence ATGAAATGGTTGATTGTTGCTCAGACGGCTCAGGAAGAAAATGCAAACCGAGCTGAAATTTTTTTTACTTCAAATAAATGCGATTCTGAAAAAATTGTTTTAAATCAATATGAAAAAAATTTAAAAGACATTTTTGAGAAAATTTCAATTTTTGACGGTTTTTTGTTTTTTTCCAATGTTGAAAATTCTGTGCTGATTTTGTCTTGCGTTTTTGGTTTTTGCTACGGAAAAAAAATGCCAGTTCTTGCTTTAGATGAAGAAAAAAAATACTGCGAGTTATTTCCTTCTGAAAATGAAAAATCATCTTTAAAAAATTTTTATTCTGAAAACGAGCTTTTTAAGTGGCTTGAAAAAAATATCGATGAAATAAAATCAGACAGTTTAAAACGCGCAAACAGAAATTCACTTTTGGAGCAGGGAATTTCATGCAACGCGGACAGTTTTGAATTTTATCTTGAAAAAGAAAAAACTGAAATTTGCAAATCAATTTTGAATTCTGGAATAGACGTGAATTCAAAAACATTGCAAGGAGTTCCGCTTTTGTGTGTCGCAACAAGAAATGACAACAAGGAAATGCTTGAGCTTCTACTTGAAAAAGGCGCGGACATAAACGAAGTTTCCGAAGACAGAGGATATTCTCCTGTGATGGATGCTGTCTGGCGGAAAAACTACGAAATTGCAAAACTTCTTATAGATCATGGCGCGGACTTGAGCACAATGAGTTCAGACGGGCAGTCTATTCTTGTTCTCGCAGTCGGAAACGGAAATTCAAAAATTGTAAAACTGCTTTTGGATTCTGGCGCAGATCCTGACGTAAAAGACAGCATGGGAATGAGTGCGCGTGGCTATGCATCGCTTTTCAAAAATGAAGAGCTTATGAAACTGATGGAAAAAAATAAAAAATGTCTAAGAAAAAAATTGTAA
- a CDS encoding tryptophan transporter — MNENENLGEKRVLETSEKKGVQIRDLILVAVLLAAGAVLKFFVGSLINIGGMKPNFIIAMYCMAIALINANVAAAAVIGILAGAICQFFPGTPYLNFASEFAGAIVMSLLIKIPLPKLGKIDFKPAVATLFSTFVSGGLYTVLLIFVLGADKATLAAYIPIVLCTACINAVLVQLLYIPLKMTLK; from the coding sequence ATGAATGAAAACGAAAATCTTGGTGAAAAACGTGTTCTTGAAACCTCAGAGAAAAAAGGAGTTCAAATCCGCGACTTGATTCTTGTTGCAGTTTTGCTTGCGGCCGGAGCGGTTCTGAAATTTTTTGTAGGCTCGCTCATCAACATCGGCGGAATGAAACCAAACTTCATTATCGCAATGTACTGCATGGCGATTGCATTGATTAACGCAAATGTCGCAGCGGCGGCGGTCATCGGAATTCTTGCAGGCGCAATCTGCCAGTTCTTTCCGGGAACTCCGTACTTGAACTTTGCAAGCGAATTTGCGGGTGCAATCGTGATGTCGCTTCTGATAAAAATTCCGCTTCCTAAGCTTGGAAAAATCGATTTCAAACCGGCAGTCGCAACTTTGTTCAGCACATTCGTGAGCGGCGGACTTTACACAGTTCTGCTGATTTTTGTTCTCGGCGCAGACAAGGCGACACTTGCGGCTTACATTCCGATTGTTCTTTGCACAGCCTGCATTAACGCGGTTCTTGTCCAGCTGCTTTATATTCCGCTGAAAATGACTTTAAAATAA
- a CDS encoding ABC transporter ATP-binding protein yields MISIENLSFAYSGSSVPALKNISMEIQDGDFVGIIGASGAGKTTLSCAINGIIPHHYKGEYYGKVCVNGKDVFENDPCSIALEVGSVFQDIDSQMTCSVVEDEILFGLENFGIPKDEIESRLEWALKETGIENLRSREISGLSGGQKQKTAVAAILALKPKILVLDEPTGELDPASSRNIFRILKDLNESYGMTIIVIEQKIMLLCEFAKKLAVIDKGSLKSFGNIRDVLKNSIELALLGVNYPRAVDFYKSLLSRKMITPEKEICIDTKEAVSLAGGLL; encoded by the coding sequence ATGATAAGCATAGAAAATTTAAGCTTTGCGTACAGCGGAAGTTCAGTTCCAGCGTTGAAAAACATTTCAATGGAAATTCAGGACGGCGATTTTGTCGGAATAATCGGAGCGTCTGGAGCCGGAAAAACAACACTCAGCTGCGCGATAAACGGAATCATTCCGCACCACTACAAAGGCGAATATTACGGAAAAGTCTGCGTAAACGGAAAAGATGTTTTTGAAAACGATCCGTGCAGCATTGCGCTTGAAGTCGGAAGTGTTTTTCAGGACATCGACAGCCAGATGACTTGCTCTGTTGTTGAAGATGAAATTCTTTTCGGACTTGAAAACTTCGGAATCCCAAAAGACGAAATCGAAAGCCGGCTTGAGTGGGCGTTGAAAGAAACCGGAATTGAAAATCTCCGCAGCCGGGAAATTTCTGGACTTAGCGGCGGACAAAAACAGAAAACCGCAGTTGCCGCAATTCTCGCGCTGAAGCCTAAAATTCTTGTGCTTGACGAGCCGACCGGCGAACTTGACCCGGCATCCAGCAGAAACATTTTTAGAATTCTAAAAGACCTGAATGAATCTTACGGAATGACAATTATTGTAATAGAACAAAAAATCATGCTGCTTTGTGAATTTGCCAAAAAACTTGCCGTGATTGACAAAGGCTCTTTAAAGTCTTTTGGAAATATCCGCGATGTTCTAAAAAATTCCATCGAGCTTGCTTTGCTTGGCGTAAATTATCCGCGCGCAGTTGATTTTTACAAAAGCCTTCTTTCACGCAAAATGATAACGCCGGAAAAAGAAATTTGCATCGACACAAAAGAAGCCGTTTCGCTTGCAGGAGGACTTTTATGA
- a CDS encoding ABC transporter ATP-binding protein, which produces MIECDSVRFSYGKTKDAELIHGISLSIEDGEFVALTGENGAGKSTFSKLLAGILKPSDGKISVNGIDTKKAKNSVLAKNTGFLFQNPDRQLCTYTVRDEIAFGQKALKTGTEEEISKRTEKIIERFGFNPGEAPFSLSRGQRQRLALASIIAVEPKVMILDEPTTGLDYKECMEIMSAVKELNKNGTTVIMVCHDMELVLDFAQRMIVLANGKIEADGKTLEIMRSKEILQKASLLPPQIIQIALELEEKFPDRFNFENVRTADELAAKIQEAIK; this is translated from the coding sequence ATGATTGAATGCGATTCAGTCCGATTTAGCTACGGAAAAACAAAAGACGCCGAGCTTATCCACGGAATTTCACTTTCAATAGAAGACGGAGAATTTGTCGCGCTCACAGGAGAAAATGGAGCTGGAAAATCAACATTCAGCAAACTTCTTGCAGGAATCTTAAAGCCTTCCGACGGAAAAATCAGCGTAAACGGAATCGACACAAAAAAAGCGAAAAACAGTGTGCTTGCAAAAAACACAGGCTTCCTTTTTCAGAATCCTGACCGCCAGCTTTGCACTTACACAGTCCGGGACGAAATTGCATTCGGGCAAAAAGCTTTAAAAACTGGAACGGAAGAAGAAATTTCTAAGCGCACAGAAAAAATTATCGAGCGATTTGGATTCAATCCGGGCGAAGCGCCATTTTCACTTAGCCGAGGACAAAGACAGCGACTTGCATTGGCTTCAATTATCGCAGTCGAACCGAAAGTTATGATTCTTGACGAGCCGACAACCGGGCTTGACTACAAGGAATGCATGGAAATCATGAGCGCAGTAAAAGAGCTGAACAAAAACGGAACAACTGTAATCATGGTTTGCCACGACATGGAGCTTGTTCTTGACTTCGCGCAGCGGATGATTGTTCTTGCAAACGGAAAAATCGAGGCGGACGGAAAAACTCTTGAAATAATGCGCAGCAAAGAAATCTTGCAGAAAGCGAGCCTTCTTCCTCCGCAGATTATTCAGATTGCGCTTGAACTTGAAGAAAAATTTCCGGACAGATTCAATTTTGAAAACGTCCGCACAGCAGATGAACTTGCCGCAAAAATTCAGGAGGCGATAAAATGA